The genomic interval ATTTGTACACTGGGCTTGGGCAAGGTAAACAACAGAATGAGAGTATCTTGGCTGTGCTGCCCTTGTAGAAATATCAGCCACAGCACTCCAGATGGGCCCACATAATCTAGTGGCACAAGTCTGTGAGTATATTTTTAGCTTGACCAGGGAAAGGCCCCATTCTATAGTTATATGCTGGGAGATGTTGTCGTTTTAGGTGTTTTATTGTAGCTGTCAATGTGGTATTACTGATCATTAATGAAAACTACAAAGgaaactaaatttaaaaaaatgtcattaactgaaataaaaacgaACCTGGATTAACACTGATGCTaaactaaaataatttataaCTCCAAAacgaattacattttatttagtttaaaaaaaaaaaaatttaatgacctTGAAGTAATTTTGGTATTTTCTAAACATGAAAATTCCACTGGACAGCAAAAACACTAGACGGCCCTGCGAAATTTAATGttgttgaacatttttaaatgaaatcagTTAAAGCATTAGCTTTGGCAGTCATGAaatactaaaaaataataataataataataataataataaaaacaaaacactcaaataaactaaactgaaactagaaaacagaGATTGAGTGACAACAAGGGTCAGAacttaactttttttattaaggggcaataaTTGCCCCTTAATATTACCTCTAACCCTAAAAATTCAATCAACGTCAACTCATATTTTATGGCAGAATATGTATGTAGGACTATAAAAATAGGatctatatcagatgttacaaataaaaaaacagaagaattcattgcAAGGGCACTTTTTTACCCACATTTTgaaactctggggcatttttattatttttggtagcatttttgccctgagctcCCCTTAATTTCTGAATCTTTGGAcaactaatgaaaactaaactaaattggaatTACAAATTGGAAATAGGAATGTAATTAAACATTCAAAACTATATCAACCCTGTTTCATTgaacttttatttccttttgttGGTGCTTGGAAGAACTGAACAACTCTCAGATCAGTAtgatttacatatttattaacTTCCATTAAAGTTAGGGTATCATCATGTGCACAGCACATACATCACAATATTTAACAGGACCTGTATAAAACTACAGACAATATTTGGTAAATGTCAACAGGATTCAGAGCACACTACTACAGAACTCAAACATCAGCCCAACTGCTATAGAGCCCTGCAATGGATGCAAATACAACTGGCAGTTAATGGATGATAAGACTTATGGGAATTTGACAGAGAAATGGTTTATAGTTTATTTCAATACACTGCATTCATCCCAGctccaaaaatgtcaattttttcaCTGTTTTGGAACATTGTTGTTTTGAAGTGGCAGTTTATTAGCGACGGATGATGAATTTCTGTTTTCTCTAATCTCGTTACCCTCAGGCTACTAGGTCATGCCTGTTGatatagcttcttttttttttttttttgttaaacaaaTCAAGTCCAGTGATTTGTCTCTACATTGTGATGAGGGTCAAAGGAACTATTTGCCTTCAGTGCCCATCCGGACTATTGTAAACAACATCCACACTGATGCAAAACATGTCCAATTGGAAAGAGGTTTGACACGGCTGTGAAAAAGGGAGAAATACAGAGAAACCCTTCTTCAGCTTTAGTTTAGGTAGCTCAGAGTCATCACCTGAAACTAATTGATCAGCGCATCCACGCAGGGCACACCAATTAACAAATGGCAAATCTGGACATGTAACAACTCAAACAAGGTTTTGAGATtgcattcaataaaataaaaaatacaattttgaagAATGGGTTTATGCAATTGATGACAAATTTATCTTTTAAAATTGACCCATCTTAAGATGTTCTAAAGAAGTTTTCTCCACTCTCCATCCATTTTTAGTCCAGTTTGACACTCATTGCAACTAATACGGAAAGACTTAacaaaggtacattttcatattcTCTCAATTACCTGTAGGCCTCTATAGCCACAGTGATGACAATAAGGAATGCTTTACTTAAAATAACATCTCGCAAATatatgtttcaaatgtttaagGTGGAAAGCTTATTTTTCCCTGCATGAATGTATATCGAAATATTTACTTTGCCAGCATGCAATGCCATGTTTAAAAGCAGCTTCCCAGTTTTGCACCGTATTATATTTACAAAATctataaagaaaaaatataggGTTACTGGTTGAGCATATAGTATAGTCTAACAGCTGTTTGCAAATATTTCCAACATGATTATACTTTCTAAAAGTAAATCACAGGGTAAAGATAGCTCAAACGTGACAAGGCGCAACTAGGACGCTATGGTCGCCTGAACTTCACAGAGTGGTAGTAGCCGCCCTCAGAAGACTTAGAACTAAACATTCAGCTGATTTTCAATCAGTTGGAAACTGCATGAGGTAGTAAAAGACTGAATAAGCCTCCATATGCCTCCTCTTAACTTACTTTGAAAGTTGTGACATTGTTTTTACAATAAACTCTAAGGTTACTAACACACcacaacatttttgtttacatgttTACCCTCTTAGAAGAATACTGATCTTTTGGTACCCCCTCCCCCCAGACACCTAGTTCCGGTTCCGGCCCTATGCCACATAGAAGACTGAATTGAACTTGGCATTGAAAAGCATGTATTTTTAAAAGGGGATCAGGGTACAGTATCTGCATTGCAATGCACACCGATGCCTTTGAATTTTTAAATTCTTCCAATGTATGTTAAAGACGTTACCTCTCTCTACCCGGAGCCTTAGAGATGTGACAAAGATTGACTGCGGATAAGTTGAAAGTTCAACCCCCCGGCAGAGCTAAAAACAGATTTGAAGGGGTAGAACTTCAGTAAGCTAGAGTAAGCCGACACTGCTTCAGTTAGGTCCAAGCTCCGCACAAAGGAGCTCAGACACTGGACAATTGCTCCAGTGTTAATACTATGGGGGTTGATACACCTTAACGAGTCGGAAGCTTGACCTAAGACTTTCAGATATGCTTTCCAACGAAGGACAAATACCACCTCTCCAAAACGGTCATtttagaacaacaacaaaaaacagtgcaAAAACATAGTGTGTACATTGAAGGAATTTCACTTGTAGATGAACACGTATAGTAGCAGCAACGAGgataaattaacaaataaattaattgttttcTCTTCCACGTGATGATGCAATATAAAATCAACAGTTATAAATAGTCTAATATTTATACACATGACACGATACACTCAACCTCATATGTAGGTAACTTCTGTAGAAAGTGCATCGTCCGGAGTTTCCCCGCATTCCGACATTTGCGCCCCCTTCAAATGAGCTCAGATTCTAGGCAAGAAATGTGTCACCGTCATGGCTGTTGATACTCgatttcctttttttgttttgccAGTCTTGCTCAGTCCAATGTACATCCCAGGATGCGCCACCGATTCGTACGCATTGTAGTTGTTTGCGAGGAGCTTTTCTCTGAATTTGCACTCACTTGTGTACTGCACCTAAAATGTGGGAAATAACAATTATTAGTATTTTATTCGACATTTTGAGACTGCCTTATAATTGTAGTGATTCGTTTATAGGCTGTCGCTGTTCCTGTGCAGCACAATATCTGTGAAGAGGTAGCCTAGGtagagtttgtttgttttattttttgttttttttgtggaacacacagaatcaacttttgcCATATGCATTATCTAATCAATGGCAAATAAAAAGAGACAGTCTCGGTTTGTTCTTAAAATTGCTTTGAGAAAATCGAGTAATTAAATCCTTGACTTTGACAATGCTAAATTTATAGGGTAAATACAGGTAAAGTGAGACACTCGAGCTTAATCATCTTTCTTTATAAATCAAGATCATTCATACTAATCTAGTATGGAATGACATTGATGTAGCCATTTGGAtcatatttataaaaatgcaaGTGGCAAAGTGTTCAACTTTACCTGCATGTATACTGTATCTATATCACCAAATATATGCCTAGTGCTATTTTTGCTtagatgcatttttatttttttgaggccTGGGCTAGCCTGAGCATGAAGGAATCGAAAAGGGCTGCAGCATACAGTTTGGGTGGTCCTCTTTGGCCAGTTCATCTTTACTCTGAGAAGGACAGTAGGTGCATGTGTTGGCTGGCAATGCTAAGAATGGAATGCGTAGTCTGAATGATCTACTGCGCTACCGTTCCTGGGTTTGTCCGGCCCACAATGAAAACACCACTAAGCACTGGAAACACGCCATAACTGAGTACAACAATGTAACGCTGTCGGAGACTGCGAGGTGGGGAGGTTGGGGGTTTGGGTAACTCAAGTACAGGGTGATATGTCATCGAGCTCTGATAAGAACATTCACGGGCGGAAAGCTGTCGTAAATCATTTCATACACTTACAGATCCGTAAAGCTTCCCCTTGCTGTTCATGGCCACGAATAGACCGCTCCGGACGCCAAACAGTGTCACAACTCCCCTCTCCACCGGAGATATCTCGAGAAGACCTGAAACacacaacaaagaaaacaaatgacCTTGTTTGGCTTACATCTTTAGCCCTGTCTGGCAACTCCCAATGATGAGTGCCTTTCTAAAAATTGGAAGTGTTTACGTTTAGGTAGCCACAGCATCTTTTTAGAAGGAAATGACACTTTCCGCCTCTTCAGATTTCCCGAAGTGCATCTGTTCTTTCTCTGAAACACCAATATGTAGGCTATCATATAGGCACTTCTActtttttttgtataaataaaaataaaagcatccTTTTGTCATCGAAAGTGTCATGCATAGCCTATATGTTTTTTCGGTTTTCCCTCAGCAAACAACTTTTGAAGATCCTCGAAATATTGCCTTGACCACTTCATAACAAGGCTATTAGCCTGTATTTACACTCTGATGTAAGGTATGTAATGTATCCCAGCTCAGTCTTATTTAATAACAGAAATAGCGCAAACCATTTGTTTAACTTTGGAGACGCACATAAAAGCGCGTCATTGAAAATAGACGTTCCAAACTGCATTGCAAATGCATTTGTGCCTTTATTGAAAACACACGACCAAGGGGTTAATCCGCCGTAAAGGATGAGTTTATCTCGCTCCTAACTTTAGGCTTTGGGATTCTGGCCCTGTTCCGACTCTGCTTTGGTTACAGAGACCTGTTGCGTGCGTAATGCAGGATGCCAGATGCTGGGGCGCACTAGGCTGCCACACCTGACTTGATTCGAGAAATGTAAATTAAAAGTCTACAGCAggggtttgttgttgttttccatttaaaacagcacgatgtaaaatgtatttattgtcaaAGTTATTTATTATCCCTATATCTCAATTGAACAAAATTACCACTGGAAAGCGTACATTTTATTTAGCGATAAAGTTTTGTCCCATGACTTTTTCGTAATTCTGTAGGCTAATTCGCATTTCAGTTGGGTGCCAATTTTAAACATCACTTAAAGTGCGTTACATGTTTAACTATCCAACAACCAGTTCAACATGCATACATTTAAATAACCAATAAAACTCACTGTAGCGGTTTTCGTTGTGCACGCCGGTTATACGACCGTCCGGTAATACTTGGAGATGAAACCCAATGCCAACATTGCAGTAGAGACGTCGCAGTCTTTTAATGCCCGTAAGATAATCGCTGTCCCGGCTGATATCTCTCTTTTCCCCGGGGATTCGAGCTAAAGAGCGAGAGTAGAGTGTCTCCCAGCGTCGCTCCACGGGGCCGCTCTGTCTGCCGGGCAGCGGAGCGCAGCGCACTGAGCTTGTCACAAGTCCCAAGACCAGTATTGGTAAGAGGGCCGATTGAACACTCATCCTTCTGACCAGCATGGACACAGGTGAGTGTCTGAAGAAGTTGAAGACTCTAAAAATGTCGTCTTTCTTTGTGTTGGCAGCCAAAAAAGACGCACAAATGCCAAAAAAGCTTACTCACGGACAGAGCTAAGGTCAACCCAAGTGAGCGGCATGAAGTCGCGCTCTGTGGGTTTCCTCTCTAGAGACTACACTTCAAGCTGTTTTGCTTTCACACAAAAGttggaaaaaattaaacaaataaatgttgaCCGTGAATGTGCTAGCCCAGCTCAGCCATGCCACTTTTCCCTGGCCGACGATATTTATATCTGCAGCGAAATTACATCACACACTACCTAGTGCATGACGGAGCAGCCTTCTGCGCCACTCTGAACACACTGATTCCTTATAATGTGCGCACGTATATGCCGTGGGCAGTGAGACTACAGCTCacgtgtgcgcgcgcgcgcgcgcctGTGAGAGAGACAAACGTCATTACTGCTCCCTTACAACAATAAAACAACTTTCGCGTTGTAAAAGCATTGCCAGTGGGAATAATGCCTTTATCACTTTCAGATCAGCACAAATGCTTAGAAATAGCCCCGGCTTTTCTTTGTGCAAAGCTTCCTTCATAATCggacagaaataaaataatttatgtatGGGAGGATGTAAATTCGGAAATCACAAAGTGGACAGGCTGCAGTGTCAGACAGGAGACAGTTCTGTAAATGAACAATAACAGGAAAACAACAAATTCAACGAATTGCAAATACTACTGATTTAAGAGGAAAAGTGATAACATAGAAAAAGTGTCCATGCCTTTCGGAAAAAAAGAACACCGTGACAAAACAGaataggaaaaaaacaaacaaacaaacaaacaaacataaattgtGTTACAGAATGTTGGTTTGCAGAATTACACAGTGTGCGTCGCCTCACTCTGCAACTGGATTGCTTAAAGAATCCCACTGTCATCGTTTGAGGACTGCGAGATAATGCAGCCTGACAATTCAGTAGCTGACTTTCTTACGAGTGTTCAGTATAGTCAATGTCGTGCGTCATAGCATTGTGGGGGAGAAAAATGTAAACCGCTGGAAACATCACACTGTGAGTCAAGCTTTCTCCGCGGCCCCCGGGTAATGCGCGCTCCCTGCTGCTTGTGTAGAGGATGCGACGTAAACGGAAAGACAATGGGGGATGGGTGAGAATACTTATCAACATAAAAGTAAGGCACCTTCTTTCCCTCCTTGAAACCTCACAGGATTGTAATTTGCGCAACTGTTGAAGGGACGTTTCGTAAGGAAAGTGCACCTCTCACAACACAGGCAGTTTAGCTGTTGAATGAATATCTTAagtgaaacttgtcttgagggcGTATTTACCATATTGTAGCAAATTGCACTGAGGCTTTAAATACACATCTCTTCATAAAGGGCACTGTTATTCTTGTATTATTGTTTATAGCCTACTCAATTAGTCACTTTTTCAAAGGTGAGAGTATACCTATATGCCCCCAAGCATTTTTCTGTATAGTGAATTTGtatttaagggaatagttcaataaaaaaggaaaatttctctcatcatttactcaccctcataccattccagatatgtatgacttccttttttctgcagaacacaaattaagatttgtagaagactgtttcagctctgtaggtccatacaatgcaagtaaatggtggccaggactttgaagctccaaaaatacagaaagatagcataaaagtaatccatacgactccagtggttaaaccaatgtcttttgaagcgatataataggtgggggtgagaaacagatccaaatttaagtcttgtttttactgtaaatctacactttcacttccacattgtgGTGTGttagtgactttcactttcacatttagccATCCACTGGTTGGGGttggtcaaaagtggagatttatagtaaaaatgatttaaatattgatctgtttctcaccctcaccaatcatatcgcttttgaagagatgtatttaacctctggagtcatatttattacttttatgctgcctttttggactttctgagttttggtcaccattcacttacattgtaagaagaacctacagagctgactttttcttctaaaaatcttggtttgtattctacagaagaaagaaagtcattcacctctgatggcatgagggtaaaaatgagagaatttccatttttgggtggactaatcCTTTAAGGATAGGCCTACATGTATTTACAAATGataaagaataaatgaaaatcAACAATATTAGCAACTGTCATACAAAAGTAGTTCAAACAGCCGCAGTGATGCACTTTATGAGTGAAAAATGATCCAAAAGTCCCAATTTAActtaattaaattatgttttgatatTGATGACTTCTGTGTCTTCATTTTGGcttaaataaaattcaaaacattTCTTCGCCTTAACTTGTTTAGCTCTTGTTTGTACCTTCCCTTGTTTCACATGGCGACgtttctcacattcattttcGGTTAATTCTCAGACCTAATTATATCACACTCTCTTCAATTCAAAATTTTGATCCTGTTGTTACCCAAATTCCTCAACCTGTTGCTATAGCGACCTCTCATCCAAGCTCTGACAGTTCACTAAATGTTGCTTGCTGATAGGGGTCTTCTGCACATActccaatcagccacaacattaataccacctgccttatattgtgtTGATGAAACATTAAATATAATGACACTGAGTCATTATATTTAGACTCACATTTGCATTAAGGAATAGGAAACTAAGGAGTCTACTTATGTATACGGGACCAGTTGTTCACTTGGAATATTAAACATGACAGTGTTTATCTAGCCATTGTGACCACtactttttcatgtttcaatcTCTTTTGAAGAAAAATCTTTGACATTTGGAAGTGTAGaaataattgtacagagcggttatttgagttaccgtagactttgtcagttgaaccagtctggccattctctgttgacctctctcatcaacaaagcgtttccatccacataacTGCTGCTCAtggggtgttttttgtttttggcatcattcggagtgaattctagagactgttgtgcatgaaaatcccaggagatcagcagttacagaaatactcaaaccagcccatctggcaccaacaatcatccatgcaattatctattcagccaatcgtgtggcagcagtgcagtgcataaaagcctgcagatatgggtcaggagtttcagttaatgttcacatcaaccatcagaatgtggaaaaaaaatgtgatctctgtgattttgaccgtggcatgattgttggtgccagatgggctggtttgagtatttctgtaactgctgatctcctgggattttcacacacaacagtctttggaatttactccgaatggtgccaaaaacaaaaaaacatccagtgagcagcagttctgtggacagaaacaccttgttgatgtgagaggtcaacagagaatggccagactggtttgaactgacaaagactacggtaactcagataaccgctctgtacaattgtggtgagaagaatatcatctcagaatgctcttctaagatgcgggttgatGTTGTTTTGGTggcaggagggggacctacacaataataggcaggtggttttaatgttgtggctgatcggtgtaggcCTATAGGCCATTTGCATTTGTCAGGCGGTTCATTTGATCTAAGAGTGTCAATACAGGCATATTTGGACACTCAAATAAAAGAGGCGCAGTTGCCATAGCTGAACTGTCATGTGAAAATGTAATCCTGAGGTGATATTTAGACATTTAGAACCACGCACGCACTGTGCATGTCTTTTACACGTAATTGCAATAGTTATATGGTTTAGTGGAATAGATCAAACAATCAAGGCTTTATATGAaacacaatgtgtattttaatacatttacattacatttacatttatgcatttggcagacgcttttatccaaagcgacttacagtgcccttatttaagggacagtccccctggagcaacctggagttaagtgccttgctcaaggacacaatggtggtggctgtggggattgaaccaacaaccttctactGATcaattcagtgctttagtccactacgccaccaccactccagtacAGGTTCATTTAACATATATcagtgttcatttactgtataaatcACGCCTTTGCAAAACCAAAATAGCAAGAGTGGAAGTCATAGCACTAGTAGCTTAACTAACACCATTACACATTTTAATGACAGTCCGATGTCTTCATTGTGAACTAATCTAAAGCGTGAGCGCTGTGAACGCAAGCAGAGGAATGAACTGAATTTTATAATAACGGGGCGCTCAGCCGCTCTCCATGGTGCTGCAGTGGCGCTCAACCGCTCCAGTTCCATCTCTTTTGGAAATGGGACTGTGGTGAACTAAAGCTTTCTTtacttttcttcatttttttttcttttatttccttttgttttttgtttttttgtttttttaaaggacagATATACAGGGACAGCAACTATACAATAAACGCCACAATGACGCCAGAAATGTTCTATTTTTAATCAAAGGATTGAATTACTAAGTTTAAGTCTTCATTTTTTGtacgtttaatttttttaaataatatcttaaataaattgacatgaaaTACGTAATTACCGCCCTTGAGCACTTGACTTGTTCAATTCTTaatgcttaatttttttcttaatgcACAAGATTACTTTCAGTGCTAGAACGATTGCTCTCCGCTCACACTACTAGATTTAAGTTCAAACTACTTTTATAATTTGCTGAGCAGATGTTTTTAAAGCCCGCTTTAAACCCAAAGCCCGGTGTGCCGCCGAAGAGCGAATCTCTGGTACCTATATTATCTCTTTTTGTCTTGCACCTCAAAGAGACATTGCTATCAAACACCCGCTCTTCAATCCCAAGATTGATTGCGAAGACGAGTTGCTCTTACAACCCTATGATAGCCTAATGTCCTGTCGATTTCACAGCAACTGGTCAGGAGTCAGTGCTTCCCTCTATAGGGCGATTTTGGAAATTACAGTGAAACATTTGGAATGCCAAATAATGCCACTGCAATTGAGACTTCATCGTAGAGTGCATTACCTTACTCAGCGTTGACTAATTAAAATCGGAACCCTTATGCGCTCACGAGATGAATACAAGGCAACAAATTTCACCGGATAAATTGAGTGACAAATAAGATGTAATCTAGCcttcaaaaacattatttgtgATAGCCTAATGCAATGCCACAAAGCACTGCTGTCTAAAATCAAAACtctaaaatgttttaaagcttAACACAACAGTTTCCCATTCATCCATCACATTAATGGGCTTAACGTATCACTTAATAAAATAGTAAAGCTGGAAGCAATTTCATTAAGATGGTGTGGTGCTAATGCAGAGGTCAGCAACTCATAGAAGTCTAAAAAGATGGCCAGTAGGAGGCCTGCATGTACGAACAAAGCCCCCTCAGGCTTCGCTGGGTCAATACTTGAGGAATTCCTGACGATACCAATTAGATGGGCACGAGGAGCAGCCCTTTGAGGCCCTCGGACCAAAGAAGAATGAGGCTGAATCGCAGTGATTTTAATTGgagcagttttttgttttttgttttttttttcaccagcgCAGGACTTTCTGAGAAACCACTCCTTGAGTAATGTAATCAATAGGGTTGTAATCCATTTAATTTGTTTTCGGAATTCATATTTGCGTTTTACATTGTATTGttccttttttttccccttataTTTTGTGCTGCGTGCATGCAAACGGTCTTTATTGCAATTAAATGCGCAAATTATTATCTTTAGATGAACTCTGCTGGCCTTGAATAGTTCTAGCAGCTATACGTTAATGAGCGCCCCTTGACATGGCGGCAGACGCGTCATTGTTGAATTGCAGGTCATCAGAAGTCGCTCGATCGGGACGCTGAACCTTAACCCCTGGGTCTCTGTTTACTTGTTATATGCCACTGAACTAATAGGGGCGTCGTGTGCCTGAATAGGTACTTAAAACTAGGAACCAAAGAGCATGCACACATTTTCTTTTATGGGATAGACAAccagagctccataacctcagtgcattaaatatttttctacatTTGTACATTCTGTACAAGGCAAAATATAATGCAATGCATAATGAATGCAGAATATAACGCATATAGGCCTATACTCTTCTGTTGCCCATATAGATTATATCTGAGCAGGTGCATTTGTTATTtgtaaaaaatgaacacaaagctacttaaaatatttattttcctcGCTCAAATGATGTTAGGAAAGGAAGCAGTCTTCTACTTACCCCGGTTGATATGAGcgattataaaatatattaatatttgattTCTCTGAAATATCTGATCACGCCCCCCATGCACTGTATTTATGTAGACCTACTGTGTATGCGAACAGATATCCacagggctgtaaccaccatagacactgagggggacatgtcccccccccccccccccaatattcataaaatattgggtctactgatatggggtttttccatggttgattattaaattattacagttgGTACCCCCCAATCCTGAATACGTGGTTACATCCTTGGTTATCAGACAGGATGTGAACAAAAAGGTTTAttcaaaatgtgacatttatctAGAGTCCTGCATTCCTGTTGAGTAATATTAGAGTTCGGCTTTCATAAACTACACAACATGTTACACTTTCTAAGACACTTTTTTTCATCGGGGGATTGCCTTGTTTCTCAGATCTCAGGCTCTAGCCGTTTAGAAAAAGGAAGAAGAATGTCTCAAGCGACACGGCTTCCCAGGTTCCCCCAGAGATACTCCATTGTGACCGCCAGGAAGCTCTCAAACCTGCGAAGTATAGAatgacatgtctttttttttttttcttttttttttttgctatacaaTTCAAAGGCATAGATCTCTGTTATAGTTGTAAGAAGTCACTCTTTGAGAAGCTAAAACACAGATTTAAttggttttttttaatgaaaaatattagCACTTTATGAGACTAGGGATTTTTAGAAATTAGTCCTTGCTTGCTTtcttcaattattattttaaatgcacttttcctAGATGATGTCACTTGAGGCAGTTTAGGAGAAAGAGGGGGATGGTCCCAAGAGACAGTCCCTTTTTGCTGGACTTCAATACCTATGCGATCACTTTCACAGTTGGGCTGAATATATCTGCAACCTGGAACAGGATGCCTCATTCACCAACATTAATTAAACTctgtataatatgtatttatataacaTCATGCTGCTGAATAAAGAGTAATGCACACTAGAACTTAGCATTTAAGTAGGCTAAACTAATAAATTAAGCCATTAATCATTTACAGTAACATTTGTCTGCATCTTGCACAGGAAACTAGGCCAAATAAAGTCCAAGAAATGGCAAAAACAGAGTTGTTTATGCTTAAcagtaagacaaaaatatatatatttcttataatTTATTGGTGACATTCCTCCAGATTTTTAGCTTTCAGTGTTGAACAATGCATAATGCATTACTCTGCTTACAGTGCTCCATACATATGACATTTATCAAAACAATGTCTCAGAGTTGATG from Myxocyprinus asiaticus isolate MX2 ecotype Aquarium Trade chromosome 1, UBuf_Myxa_2, whole genome shotgun sequence carries:
- the fgf4 gene encoding fibroblast growth factor 4; the protein is MLVRRMSVQSALLPILVLGLVTSSVRCAPLPGRQSGPVERRWETLYSRSLARIPGEKRDISRDSDYLTGIKRLRRLYCNVGIGFHLQVLPDGRITGVHNENRYSLLEISPVERGVVTLFGVRSGLFVAMNSKGKLYGSVQYTSECKFREKLLANNYNAYESVAHPGMYIGLSKTGKTKKGNRVSTAMTVTHFLPRI